One stretch of Eggerthella lenta DSM 2243 DNA includes these proteins:
- a CDS encoding response regulator transcription factor, giving the protein MIYYVEDDTNIRDLTVYALKQAGFEAAGFPAAGEFFAACKERLPELVLLDIMLPEIDGLEILHMLRENPATKHLPVMMLTAKGTEFDTVSGLDAGADDYLAKPFGMMELVSRVNALMRRASAPPVMADDELSCGPIELCVSAHTVQVGGEPITLTLKEFDLLHTLLQNQGHVLSRSQLLEDVWGMTYVGETRTVDVHVQTLRQKLAAAQEGADALVRTVRGVGYCIKPSS; this is encoded by the coding sequence ATGATCTACTACGTTGAAGACGATACCAACATCCGCGACCTCACGGTGTACGCTCTCAAGCAGGCCGGATTCGAGGCGGCGGGCTTCCCGGCGGCGGGCGAGTTCTTCGCCGCGTGCAAGGAGCGCCTCCCCGAGTTGGTGCTGCTCGACATCATGCTGCCGGAAATCGACGGGCTCGAGATCCTCCATATGCTGCGCGAGAACCCGGCGACCAAGCATCTGCCCGTGATGATGCTCACGGCCAAGGGCACCGAGTTCGACACGGTGAGCGGCCTCGATGCCGGCGCTGACGACTATCTGGCCAAGCCTTTCGGCATGATGGAGCTGGTCAGCCGCGTGAACGCGCTCATGCGCCGCGCGTCGGCGCCTCCCGTCATGGCCGACGACGAGCTGTCTTGCGGTCCTATCGAGCTATGCGTGTCGGCTCACACCGTGCAGGTGGGCGGCGAGCCCATCACGCTCACGCTCAAGGAGTTCGACCTGCTGCACACGCTGCTGCAGAACCAGGGGCACGTGCTGTCGCGCAGCCAACTGCTGGAAGACGTGTGGGGTATGACGTACGTGGGGGAGACGCGCACGGTGGATGTGCACGTGCAGACGCTGCGCCAGAAGCTGGCCGCGGCGCAAGAAGGGGCCGACGCCCTCGTTCGTACGGTGCGCGGCGTGGGCTACTGCATCAAACCCTCCTCGTGA
- the pstB gene encoding phosphate ABC transporter ATP-binding protein PstB, whose translation MGVRNLDLYYKDFHALKGIDLQFPKNQVTALIGPSGCGKSTLLKSLNRMNDLVEGCRIEGEITLDGEDAYRSIDVNNLRRRVGMVFQQPNPFPMSVYDNVAFGPRTHGIKKREDLDAIVEQSLRDAAIWDEMKDRLKKNALGFSGGQQQRLCIARALAVRPEVLLMDEATSALDPISTAKIEDLVGELKSKYTVIMVTHNMLQALRVSDKTAFFLLGEMVEAGSTDDIFTNPADPRTADYVAGRFG comes from the coding sequence ATGGGCGTGCGCAACCTCGATCTGTACTACAAGGATTTCCACGCGCTGAAGGGCATCGACCTGCAGTTCCCCAAGAACCAGGTGACGGCGCTCATCGGCCCGTCGGGCTGCGGCAAGTCCACGCTGCTGAAAAGCCTCAACCGCATGAACGACCTGGTGGAAGGCTGCCGTATCGAAGGCGAGATCACGTTGGACGGCGAGGACGCCTACCGCTCCATCGACGTGAACAATCTGCGCCGTCGGGTGGGCATGGTGTTCCAGCAGCCCAATCCGTTCCCCATGAGCGTGTACGACAACGTGGCCTTCGGCCCGCGCACCCACGGCATCAAGAAGCGCGAGGATCTGGACGCCATCGTGGAGCAGAGCCTGCGCGACGCCGCCATCTGGGACGAGATGAAGGACCGCCTGAAGAAGAACGCGCTCGGGTTCTCCGGCGGCCAGCAGCAGCGCCTGTGCATCGCGCGCGCGTTGGCGGTGCGCCCCGAAGTGCTGCTGATGGACGAGGCCACCAGCGCGCTCGACCCCATCTCCACCGCTAAGATCGAAGACCTTGTGGGCGAGCTCAAGAGCAAGTACACGGTGATCATGGTGACGCACAACATGCTGCAGGCGCTGCGCGTGTCCGACAAGACCGCGTTCTTCCTGCTGGGCGAGATGGTGGAGGCCGGCTCCACCGACGACATCTTCACGAACCCGGCCGACCCCCGCACCGCCGACTACGTGGCGGGAAGGTTCGGCTAG
- the pstA gene encoding phosphate ABC transporter permease PstA yields the protein MSPKLTIAYESVDASPAPAANPGDRIDAMFEAAEERHRAARRVVSMLLRALVYLGALLTTAVLLFLVGYILVNGVPYLTPSLFEWEYNSTNVSLMPALVNTLLMAALSLLMAVPVGVGSAIYLVEYAPRGSRFVAVVRTTAETLQGIPSIIYGLFGMLFFVTALHWNLSLLAGACTLAIMVLPVVMRTTEEALLAVPDAYREGGFGLGAGRLRTVFRCVLPSAVPGILGGVILALGRCVGEVAALIFTAGSIAQIPNFAGEGAMAVFDSARTLAVHMYALASEGLHVNETYATAVVLLVMVVLLNLLATFAAKKMNKGGTYD from the coding sequence ATGAGTCCCAAGCTGACGATCGCCTACGAATCGGTCGACGCCTCCCCGGCGCCCGCCGCCAACCCGGGCGATCGGATCGATGCGATGTTCGAAGCGGCGGAAGAGCGTCATCGCGCCGCACGCCGCGTGGTTTCCATGCTGCTGCGAGCGCTGGTGTATCTGGGCGCGCTGCTGACCACGGCGGTGCTGCTGTTCCTGGTGGGCTACATCCTGGTGAACGGCGTGCCGTACCTCACGCCCAGCCTGTTCGAGTGGGAGTACAACTCCACGAACGTCTCACTCATGCCGGCGCTGGTGAACACGCTGCTGATGGCGGCCCTCTCGCTGCTCATGGCGGTGCCGGTGGGCGTGGGATCGGCCATCTACCTGGTGGAATACGCGCCGCGCGGCAGTCGTTTCGTAGCTGTCGTGCGTACCACCGCCGAGACGCTGCAGGGCATCCCGTCCATCATCTACGGCCTGTTCGGCATGTTGTTCTTCGTGACGGCGCTGCATTGGAACCTGTCGCTTTTGGCGGGTGCCTGCACGCTGGCCATCATGGTGCTGCCCGTGGTCATGCGCACCACCGAGGAAGCGCTGCTGGCCGTTCCCGACGCGTACCGCGAAGGCGGGTTCGGTTTGGGCGCCGGCCGTTTGCGCACGGTGTTTCGCTGCGTGCTGCCTTCGGCCGTGCCCGGTATCCTGGGCGGCGTGATACTGGCGCTCGGCCGGTGCGTGGGCGAGGTGGCTGCGCTCATTTTCACGGCCGGCTCCATCGCCCAGATCCCGAACTTCGCCGGCGAGGGCGCCATGGCGGTGTTCGATTCCGCCCGCACGCTGGCCGTGCACATGTACGCGCTGGCCAGCGAAGGCCTGCACGTGAACGAGACCTATGCCACGGCGGTGGTGCTGCTGGTCATGGTGGTGCTTCTGAACCTCCTGGCCACGTTCGCCGCCAAGAAGATGAACAAGGGAGGCACCTATGACTAA